From a region of the Corallococcus coralloides DSM 2259 genome:
- a CDS encoding helix-turn-helix transcriptional regulator, protein MRADRLVHLLMRLQARSRSTVGELARELQVSSRTVHRDLDALSTAGVPVYATRGATGGVALMEGWRTQLTGLTRPELQALATVGAPGALDDLGLSGPLRTGLVKLAAALPTLQQPALEHARQRLHVDASGWFTGREPLPHLGKLRDAAWQDRRVSLSYQDFDGARSRRTVDPYGLVIKADRWYLVAGTDKGPRVFRGGRIGDVRLSPQGFTRPQGFDLPAFWKDWCAKFATERPRYEVTLSCTQEGEAALRRMRPPADGERIDKAPAARGGKRKVTLDFERESIAVSQLCEIGAGVEVLAPEALRQRLAALAASLSALYGGPGQKRPGRRAR, encoded by the coding sequence ATGCGCGCGGATCGCCTCGTCCACCTGTTGATGCGCCTCCAGGCGCGCTCTCGCAGCACCGTGGGCGAGCTGGCGCGCGAGCTCCAGGTCTCCAGCCGCACCGTGCACCGGGACCTGGACGCCCTCTCCACCGCGGGCGTCCCCGTCTACGCCACCCGCGGCGCCACCGGCGGCGTGGCCCTGATGGAGGGCTGGCGCACGCAGCTCACCGGCCTCACCCGCCCGGAGCTCCAGGCCCTGGCCACCGTGGGCGCCCCGGGAGCCCTGGACGACCTGGGCCTGTCCGGGCCGCTGCGCACGGGACTGGTGAAGCTGGCCGCGGCCCTCCCCACCCTCCAGCAGCCGGCGCTGGAGCACGCGCGCCAGCGGCTGCACGTGGACGCCTCCGGCTGGTTCACCGGCCGCGAGCCCCTGCCGCACCTGGGCAAGCTGCGCGACGCAGCCTGGCAGGACCGCCGCGTGTCGCTGAGCTACCAGGACTTCGACGGCGCCCGCTCCCGCCGGACGGTGGACCCCTACGGGCTCGTGATCAAGGCGGACCGCTGGTACCTCGTCGCGGGGACGGACAAGGGCCCGCGCGTCTTCCGGGGCGGGCGCATTGGCGACGTGCGGCTTTCCCCCCAGGGCTTCACCCGCCCGCAGGGCTTCGACCTGCCCGCGTTCTGGAAGGACTGGTGCGCGAAGTTCGCCACCGAGCGCCCCCGCTACGAGGTCACGCTCTCCTGCACGCAGGAAGGGGAAGCGGCGCTGCGGAGGATGCGTCCCCCGGCCGACGGTGAGCGCATCGACAAGGCGCCCGCGGCACGCGGTGGGAAGCGGAAGGTGACGCTGGACTTCGAGCGGGAGTCCATCGCGGTCTCCCAGCTGTGCGAAATCGGGGCGGGCGTGGAGGTGCTCGCCCCGGAAGCGCTGCGCCAACGGCTGGCCGCGCTGGCGGCCTCACTGTCGGCGCTCTACGGCGGGCCCGGCCAGAAGAGGCCGGGCCGCCGCGCCCGCTAG
- a CDS encoding imidazoleglycerol-phosphate dehydratase, protein MSTVTTVVRETKETQVTVELARGTGVARVDTGLKFFDHMLATFARYAGLDLTLHARGDLRHHLMEDVAITLGTAVQRVIPATAARYGERTLPMDDALVQACLDAGGRFYYRGPLKNRLYEHWMRSFCEHSRITLHLRVLRGKDSHHLTEAAFKALGLALRDAMVDSGVVFSMKGSVSLEVK, encoded by the coding sequence ATGAGCACGGTCACCACGGTCGTCCGCGAAACGAAGGAGACCCAGGTCACGGTGGAGCTGGCGCGCGGAACCGGCGTGGCCCGGGTGGACACGGGCCTCAAGTTCTTCGACCACATGCTCGCCACGTTCGCGCGCTACGCGGGGCTGGACCTGACCCTGCACGCCCGCGGAGACCTGCGCCACCACCTGATGGAGGACGTGGCCATCACCCTGGGCACCGCCGTCCAGCGCGTCATCCCCGCCACCGCCGCGCGTTACGGCGAGCGCACCCTGCCCATGGATGACGCCCTGGTGCAGGCGTGCCTGGACGCAGGCGGGCGCTTCTACTACCGGGGCCCGTTGAAGAACCGGCTGTACGAGCACTGGATGCGCTCGTTCTGCGAGCACTCGCGCATCACGCTCCACCTGCGCGTGCTGCGCGGCAAGGACAGCCACCACCTCACCGAGGCGGCCTTCAAGGCGCTGGGGCTCGCGCTGCGCGACGCGATGGTGGACTCCGGCGTCGTCTTCAGCATGAAGGGCAGTGTCTCCCTGGAGGTGAAGTGA
- a CDS encoding pyridoxal phosphate-dependent aminotransferase, whose translation MIPFRETYRDIPLYSPAKKPCRVDLSDNTNLFGAPPSADRVLREEGFLRLARYPAGYAPDLKRAVAAYAGVAVENVTTGCGSDDVIDCALRAFLEPGDAVAFPDPTFVMVPMFARLSALKPVPVPLRSDHGLDVDGLLATGAKLIYVCTPNNPTGTVASRAALERLVDSASGVVLVDQAYVEFTRGGDFLDLARTRPNVLVTRTMSKAFGLAGLRVGWGVGAPSLVAEVEKARGPYKHTALGEAVAVAALTDDVAWMEACAAEAVVNRERLRGALKALGLEPLPSEGNFLLVPVPEARQVGEALRERNVNVRVFEGLTGVGDALRIGCGPWPMMASALKALKEVL comes from the coding sequence GCCGGGTGGACCTGAGCGACAACACCAACCTCTTCGGCGCACCTCCGTCCGCGGATCGCGTGCTGCGGGAGGAGGGCTTCCTTCGGCTGGCTCGCTATCCCGCCGGATATGCGCCGGACCTCAAGCGCGCAGTGGCAGCCTACGCGGGCGTCGCGGTGGAGAACGTGACGACGGGCTGCGGCTCGGACGACGTCATCGACTGTGCGCTGCGGGCCTTCCTGGAGCCCGGGGACGCGGTGGCCTTTCCGGATCCCACGTTCGTGATGGTGCCCATGTTCGCCCGGCTGAGCGCGCTCAAGCCCGTGCCCGTGCCGCTGCGCTCGGACCATGGGCTGGACGTGGACGGCCTGCTCGCCACGGGGGCGAAGCTCATCTACGTGTGCACGCCGAACAACCCCACCGGCACGGTGGCCTCGCGCGCGGCGCTGGAGCGGCTGGTGGACTCCGCTTCGGGCGTGGTGCTTGTTGATCAGGCCTATGTGGAGTTCACGCGGGGCGGGGACTTCCTCGACTTGGCGCGGACGCGGCCCAACGTGCTGGTGACGCGCACGATGTCCAAGGCGTTCGGACTCGCGGGCCTGCGGGTGGGCTGGGGCGTCGGGGCGCCGTCGCTGGTGGCGGAGGTGGAGAAGGCCCGGGGGCCCTACAAGCACACGGCGCTGGGCGAGGCCGTGGCGGTGGCCGCGCTCACGGATGACGTCGCGTGGATGGAGGCCTGCGCGGCGGAGGCGGTGGTGAACCGCGAGCGGCTGCGCGGCGCCTTGAAGGCGCTGGGGCTGGAGCCGCTCCCTTCGGAGGGCAACTTCCTCCTCGTCCCCGTGCCGGAGGCGCGGCAGGTGGGCGAGGCGCTGCGGGAGCGCAACGTGAACGTGCGGGTGTTCGAAGGGCTCACGGGCGTGGGCGATGCGCTGCGCATCGGCTGCGGTCCCTGGCCGATGATGGCTTCAGCGCTGAAGGCCCTGAAGGAGGTGCTGTGA
- the hisIE gene encoding bifunctional phosphoribosyl-AMP cyclohydrolase/phosphoribosyl-ATP diphosphatase HisIE: MTLELSRLDFDKGQGLVTVVTQDASTGDVLMVAHADREALERTLATGEMHYRSRTRGLWHKGATSGNTQKVVSLTADCDGDAVLARVRKAGPACHTGEETCFGEGRWDALAHLDATLSARAAGSQPEGAKPSYTRRLLEDRNLRLKKVGEEAAELVTACADADTHRAAEEAADVLFHALVAVRALGVTLDDVKAVLAARARPKSP, from the coding sequence ATGACGTTGGAGCTCTCCAGGCTCGACTTCGACAAGGGCCAGGGACTGGTGACGGTGGTGACGCAGGACGCGAGCACCGGCGACGTGCTGATGGTGGCGCACGCAGACCGCGAGGCGCTGGAGCGCACGCTCGCCACGGGCGAGATGCACTACCGCTCCCGCACGCGCGGCCTCTGGCACAAGGGCGCCACCAGCGGGAACACCCAGAAGGTCGTCTCCCTCACCGCGGACTGCGACGGAGACGCGGTGCTCGCACGCGTGCGCAAGGCCGGCCCCGCGTGCCACACCGGCGAGGAGACGTGCTTCGGCGAGGGCCGCTGGGACGCGCTCGCGCACCTGGACGCGACGCTCTCCGCCCGCGCGGCCGGCTCCCAACCCGAAGGCGCGAAGCCCAGCTACACCCGGCGCCTCCTGGAGGACCGGAACCTGCGCCTGAAGAAGGTGGGGGAGGAGGCCGCGGAGCTCGTCACCGCCTGCGCGGACGCGGACACGCACCGGGCCGCGGAAGAGGCCGCCGACGTGCTCTTCCACGCGCTCGTCGCGGTGCGGGCCCTGGGCGTGACGCTGGACGATGTGAAGGCCGTCCTCGCCGCCCGCGCACGTCCAAAATCACCCTGA
- the lpdA gene encoding dihydrolipoyl dehydrogenase → MAETFDVVIIGSGPGGYVGAIRAAQLGLKTAIIEKDKRLGGTCLHRGCIPTKSLLWTASLFHHIKESSDFGIDVANPTVNWANAQKHKDKVVTKGANGIDFLMKKNKITVVKGHGRIAGKGKVEVTAEDGSKQTLETKNIIIATGSVPKSLPNVAVDHKRVMNSDSILTIDRIPKSIIVLGAGAVGCEFASVFNHVGSKTAIVEYMPALLPIEDADISKELDKIFRRRGIDVHTGSAVQKVEHTADGVRVTMKVGEETKTLEAEILLSAVGRAPVTEDVGLNKTSIQVDRGFIKVDTLCRTSEPNVYAIGDVIPTPMLAHMASAECVMVVEHIAGKNPAPINYDLTPSATYCYPEVASVGLTEKKAKERGYDVKVGIAPFGAVTKSAISNESVGLIKIVSDKKYDEVLGIHIIGPHATELLAEACVAMKLEITTEELAHTIHAHPTLSEIMHEGAEATLGHPLHF, encoded by the coding sequence GTGGCTGAGACTTTCGACGTGGTGATCATCGGCTCGGGTCCTGGCGGCTATGTGGGCGCCATCCGCGCGGCCCAGCTCGGGCTGAAGACGGCCATCATCGAAAAGGACAAGCGCCTGGGTGGCACGTGTCTGCACCGCGGCTGCATCCCCACCAAGTCGCTCCTGTGGACGGCGTCGCTCTTCCACCACATCAAGGAGTCGTCCGACTTCGGCATCGACGTGGCGAACCCGACCGTGAACTGGGCCAACGCCCAGAAGCACAAGGACAAGGTCGTCACGAAGGGTGCCAACGGCATCGACTTCCTGATGAAGAAGAACAAGATCACCGTGGTGAAGGGCCACGGCCGCATTGCCGGCAAGGGCAAGGTGGAGGTCACGGCGGAGGACGGCTCCAAGCAGACCCTGGAGACGAAGAACATCATCATCGCCACGGGCTCAGTGCCCAAGTCCCTGCCGAACGTGGCGGTGGACCACAAGCGGGTGATGAACAGTGACTCCATCCTGACCATCGACCGCATCCCCAAGAGCATCATCGTCCTGGGCGCGGGCGCGGTGGGCTGCGAGTTCGCCTCCGTGTTCAACCACGTGGGCAGCAAGACGGCCATCGTGGAGTACATGCCCGCGCTGCTCCCCATCGAGGACGCGGACATCTCCAAGGAGCTGGACAAGATCTTCCGCCGCCGCGGCATCGACGTGCACACGGGCTCCGCGGTGCAGAAGGTGGAGCACACGGCGGACGGCGTGCGCGTCACCATGAAGGTGGGCGAGGAGACCAAGACGCTGGAGGCCGAGATCCTCCTGTCGGCGGTGGGCCGCGCGCCCGTCACCGAGGACGTGGGCCTCAACAAGACGTCCATCCAGGTGGACCGCGGCTTCATCAAGGTCGACACGCTGTGCCGCACCAGCGAGCCCAACGTCTACGCCATTGGCGACGTCATCCCCACGCCGATGCTGGCGCACATGGCCTCCGCCGAGTGCGTGATGGTGGTGGAGCACATCGCCGGGAAGAACCCCGCGCCCATCAACTACGACCTGACCCCGTCCGCCACGTACTGCTACCCCGAGGTGGCGTCCGTGGGCCTCACGGAGAAGAAGGCCAAGGAGCGCGGCTACGACGTGAAGGTGGGCATCGCCCCCTTCGGCGCCGTCACCAAGTCGGCCATCTCCAACGAGTCGGTCGGCCTCATCAAGATCGTCTCCGACAAGAAGTACGACGAGGTGCTGGGCATCCACATCATCGGGCCGCACGCCACGGAGCTGCTCGCCGAGGCCTGCGTCGCGATGAAGCTGGAGATCACCACCGAGGAGCTGGCCCACACCATCCACGCGCACCCGACGCTCTCCGAAATCATGCACGAGGGCGCCGAGGCCACGCTGGGTCACCCGCTGCACTTCTAG
- a CDS encoding HisA/HisF-related TIM barrel protein, with product MIAIPAIDLREGACVQLVGGSYDAERVRVNDPLDALKQWLALGFRTFHVVDLDAALGKGSNADVVARLVSHAPGLTFTVGGGVREASRVEAVLAGGASSVVVGTRAIEDLAWLTEVAERFPGRVVVAADVKGREVVTRGWTSGSARDIRDVLSALEPLPLGGMLVTAVHKEGQLGGVDLPLMEEVARSSRHRLYASGGVTTLEDLRSLAKVGAYGAVVGMALYTGRLDARAVAREFTQ from the coding sequence ATGATCGCCATCCCGGCCATCGACCTGAGGGAAGGGGCGTGCGTGCAGCTCGTGGGGGGCTCCTACGATGCGGAGCGCGTGCGCGTGAATGATCCGCTGGATGCCTTGAAGCAGTGGCTCGCGTTGGGCTTCCGCACGTTCCACGTCGTGGACCTGGACGCGGCGCTGGGCAAGGGCTCCAACGCGGATGTGGTGGCCCGGCTGGTGTCGCATGCCCCGGGCCTGACCTTCACGGTGGGCGGCGGTGTTCGTGAGGCGTCGCGCGTGGAGGCGGTGCTCGCGGGCGGGGCGTCCTCGGTCGTCGTGGGGACCCGCGCCATCGAGGACCTGGCCTGGCTCACCGAGGTCGCGGAGCGCTTCCCCGGCCGCGTGGTGGTCGCCGCGGACGTGAAGGGCCGCGAGGTCGTGACGCGCGGCTGGACGTCCGGCAGCGCTCGCGACATCCGCGACGTGCTGTCCGCGCTGGAGCCCCTGCCGCTGGGCGGGATGCTTGTCACCGCGGTGCACAAGGAGGGGCAGCTGGGCGGCGTGGACCTGCCCTTGATGGAGGAGGTGGCCCGTTCGAGCCGGCACCGGCTCTACGCCTCCGGCGGCGTGACGACGCTCGAGGACCTGCGCTCGCTGGCGAAGGTGGGCGCATACGGAGCGGTGGTGGGCATGGCGCTGTACACGGGTCGGTTGGATGCGCGCGCGGTCGCGCGGGAGTTCACGCAATGA
- the hisH gene encoding imidazole glycerol phosphate synthase subunit HisH — protein MRVTLFDYGAGNLHSLIKALATTPGADVRVQEDPLRALDTDVLVLPGVGAFGSAAARLAPGREAMRKALDAGLPCLGICLGMQLLFEESDEGAGQGLGYFPGRVTRLAARHVPQIGWNDIEEDRALQSARLSTVYYAHSFVCRAVDAREVVGWTTHEGDRFPASVRRGNVLGVQFHPEKSSHAGVRFVQAFLQEVSS, from the coding sequence ATGCGGGTGACCCTGTTCGACTATGGCGCGGGCAACCTGCACTCGCTGATCAAGGCGCTGGCCACCACACCCGGCGCGGACGTGCGTGTGCAGGAGGATCCACTGCGCGCGCTGGATACCGACGTCCTGGTGCTTCCCGGCGTGGGAGCATTCGGTTCGGCGGCGGCGCGGCTCGCTCCGGGACGCGAGGCGATGCGCAAGGCGCTGGATGCCGGCCTGCCGTGCCTGGGCATCTGCCTGGGCATGCAGCTGCTCTTCGAGGAGAGCGACGAGGGGGCAGGGCAGGGACTCGGCTACTTCCCGGGCCGGGTGACCCGGCTGGCCGCGCGCCATGTTCCTCAAATTGGCTGGAACGACATTGAGGAGGACCGGGCGCTCCAGTCCGCGCGCTTGTCCACCGTGTACTACGCGCACAGCTTTGTCTGCCGCGCCGTGGATGCGCGCGAAGTGGTGGGCTGGACCACCCACGAGGGCGACCGGTTCCCCGCCTCCGTGCGGCGCGGCAACGTGCTGGGCGTGCAGTTCCACCCGGAGAAGTCCTCCCACGCGGGCGTGCGCTTCGTGCAGGCATTCCTCCAGGAGGTGTCCTCATGA
- the hisF gene encoding imidazole glycerol phosphate synthase subunit HisF, whose amino-acid sequence MMLRRRIIVCLDVKGGRVVKGVQFEGLRDVGDPVELARRYEEAGADEVTFLDISASAEERQTLWDLVQRTAERLFIPLTVGGGVRTVDDVGRALRAGADKVSINSAAVATPELLTGCAERFGAQCVVASIDAKREGDRYRVYTHGGRRPTVLDAVAWAKECVRRGAGEVLLTSIDRDGARTGYDLDLTRAVAEAVDVPVIASGGAGRAEHVRDALTLGAADAALVAGILHDGLTTVGALKSLLNDNGIAIRSTT is encoded by the coding sequence GTGATGCTCCGCCGACGGATCATCGTCTGCCTGGACGTGAAGGGCGGCCGAGTGGTGAAGGGCGTCCAGTTCGAGGGCCTGCGCGACGTGGGCGACCCGGTGGAGCTGGCCCGGCGCTATGAGGAGGCGGGAGCGGACGAGGTGACCTTCCTGGACATCTCCGCGAGCGCCGAGGAGCGCCAGACGCTGTGGGACCTGGTCCAGCGTACCGCTGAGCGCCTCTTCATCCCACTCACGGTGGGCGGAGGCGTGCGCACCGTGGACGACGTGGGCCGCGCGCTGCGGGCCGGCGCGGACAAGGTGAGCATCAACTCCGCGGCCGTGGCCACGCCGGAGCTGCTCACCGGCTGCGCGGAGCGCTTCGGCGCCCAGTGCGTGGTGGCCAGCATCGACGCGAAGCGCGAGGGCGACCGCTACCGCGTCTATACGCACGGTGGCAGGCGGCCCACCGTCCTGGACGCCGTGGCCTGGGCGAAGGAGTGCGTCCGGCGCGGCGCGGGCGAGGTGCTGCTCACCAGCATCGACCGGGACGGGGCGCGCACGGGCTATGACCTGGACCTGACCCGCGCGGTGGCGGAGGCGGTGGACGTGCCCGTCATTGCCTCCGGGGGCGCGGGCCGCGCGGAGCACGTGCGCGATGCCCTGACCCTGGGCGCGGCGGACGCGGCGCTCGTCGCCGGCATCCTCCACGACGGCCTCACCACGGTGGGCGCCTTGAAGTCCCTGCTGAACGACAACGGCATCGCCATCCGGAGCACGACATGA
- the hisN gene encoding histidinol-phosphatase — protein sequence MNADPRDLMEAAADVARKAGDVALDFFRRGIAVDTKSDGTPVTVADRTAEWTAREWLEARFPQDGILGEEFGESRPGAKRRWILDPIDGTKTFIRGVPLWGTLVAVAEGETILAGAAYFPAVNELVVASPGLGCFWNGSAAHVSEQDSLAQAVVLVTDERFLQNPAKGAAWKELSRQASLSRTWGDCYGYLLVATGRAEVMVDEGLSPWDAAALQPIIEEAGGVFTDWKGTRTAFGGDGIATNAALSQRVRELLRTGVQP from the coding sequence ATGAACGCGGACCCGCGAGACTTGATGGAGGCCGCCGCCGACGTGGCGCGCAAGGCCGGTGACGTGGCGCTGGACTTCTTCCGGCGCGGCATCGCCGTGGACACCAAGAGCGACGGCACGCCCGTGACGGTGGCGGACCGCACCGCCGAGTGGACCGCTCGCGAATGGCTGGAGGCGCGCTTCCCCCAGGACGGCATCCTGGGCGAGGAGTTCGGCGAGTCCCGGCCGGGCGCGAAGCGCCGGTGGATATTGGATCCCATCGACGGCACGAAGACGTTCATCCGGGGCGTGCCGCTGTGGGGCACGCTGGTCGCGGTGGCGGAAGGGGAGACCATTCTCGCGGGCGCGGCCTACTTCCCGGCCGTGAACGAGCTGGTCGTCGCGTCGCCGGGCCTGGGCTGCTTCTGGAACGGCTCCGCGGCGCACGTGTCGGAGCAGGACTCGCTGGCGCAGGCCGTGGTGCTCGTCACCGATGAGCGCTTCCTCCAGAACCCCGCGAAGGGCGCGGCCTGGAAGGAGCTGTCCCGGCAGGCGTCCCTCTCCCGCACGTGGGGGGACTGCTACGGCTATCTCCTCGTCGCCACCGGCCGCGCGGAGGTCATGGTGGACGAAGGCCTGTCGCCCTGGGACGCGGCGGCCCTGCAGCCCATCATCGAGGAGGCGGGCGGCGTCTTCACCGACTGGAAGGGCACTCGCACGGCGTTCGGCGGTGACGGCATCGCCACCAACGCGGCGCTGTCGCAGCGCGTGCGCGAGCTGCTGCGCACGGGAGTCCAGCCATGA
- a CDS encoding SDR family oxidoreductase, producing the protein MKPLEGQVALVAGATRGAGRGIATMLGAAGATVYCTGRSVRGGLASGASRPETIEETAEQVTALGGKGIAVRVDHTVEEEVEALCQRIRAEAGKLDVLVNDIWGGETLHELGLPFWKQSPAKARLMFDRAVYTHVVTSRYAVPLMLERDRGLIVEVTDGDSFGYRGGVSYDVTKMAVIRLAFAMSRDLRRTNITALAVTPGFLRSEEMLDGFGVKEANWRDAVKNVPDFIASETPSYVGRGVAALAADPNVHRRAGRVVASWTLAREYGFTDLDGSQPHWADYFERTYGKPYTVADEAAYASWLGGSIEIVCPDWPKY; encoded by the coding sequence ATGAAGCCACTCGAAGGACAGGTGGCCCTGGTCGCGGGAGCGACGCGGGGCGCGGGCCGGGGAATCGCGACGATGCTGGGAGCGGCGGGGGCCACGGTGTACTGCACCGGGCGCAGCGTAAGGGGTGGGCTTGCGAGCGGAGCCTCGCGGCCGGAGACGATTGAAGAGACGGCGGAGCAGGTGACGGCGCTGGGCGGGAAGGGCATCGCGGTGCGGGTGGACCACACCGTGGAGGAGGAGGTGGAGGCGCTGTGTCAGCGCATCCGCGCGGAGGCCGGGAAGCTGGACGTGCTGGTCAACGACATCTGGGGCGGGGAGACGCTGCACGAACTGGGGCTGCCGTTCTGGAAGCAGTCTCCGGCGAAGGCGCGGCTGATGTTCGACCGCGCCGTGTACACGCACGTGGTCACCAGCCGCTACGCGGTGCCGCTGATGCTGGAGCGCGACCGGGGGCTCATCGTGGAGGTGACGGATGGAGACTCGTTCGGCTACCGGGGCGGCGTCTCGTACGACGTGACGAAGATGGCGGTCATCCGGCTGGCCTTCGCGATGTCGAGGGACCTGCGCCGCACGAACATCACGGCGCTGGCGGTGACGCCGGGGTTCCTGCGCTCCGAGGAGATGCTGGATGGCTTCGGGGTGAAGGAGGCGAACTGGCGCGACGCGGTGAAGAACGTCCCGGACTTCATCGCGTCGGAGACGCCGTCGTATGTGGGCCGCGGGGTGGCGGCGCTCGCGGCGGATCCGAACGTCCACCGCAGGGCGGGGCGCGTGGTCGCGTCGTGGACCCTGGCGCGCGAGTACGGGTTCACAGACCTGGATGGCTCGCAGCCGCACTGGGCGGATTACTTCGAGCGGACGTATGGGAAGCCGTACACGGTCGCGGATGAGGCCGCCTATGCGTCATGGCTTGGCGGCTCCATCGAGATTGTCTGCCCGGACTGGCCGAAATACTGA